The Triticum aestivum cultivar Chinese Spring chromosome 3A, IWGSC CS RefSeq v2.1, whole genome shotgun sequence genome includes a region encoding these proteins:
- the LOC123058477 gene encoding mitogen-activated protein kinase kinase kinase 17, which yields METAVGGSWTRVRTLGRGASGAVVSLAADDLSGALFAVKSAPAAAADQLRREGRILSGLCSPHVLPCLGFRAAAGECQLFLEFAPGGSVADVAARSGGRLEERAVRAYAADVARGLAYLHGRSLVHGDVKARNVVVGADGRAKIADFGCARAVGSSDRPVGGTPAFMAPEVARGEEQGPAADVWALGCTVVEMATGRAPWSDMDDVLAAMHRIGYTDAVPEVPAWLSAEAKRFLAMCFARDARDRCTAAQLLEHPFLASAGCGVKPEEAAAKWVSPKSTLDAALWEESDTEEDDDGMSESPAAERIRALASPPSAFPDWDSDEGWIDVLSDSREARDAAAEDERASSGEVAFEAEAEFFVSAYVEDADRVGTVGLTALSVSAEQQNDFCSGLLSDPPVFPVSSAFLDESGITESLLHRTSTSITVPFRARLITSAELSWRDDSRNVCSRLEICTSHLGITCRVSME from the coding sequence ATGGAGACAGCGGTCGGCGGCAGCTGGACACGCGTCCGCACGCTCGGCCGCGGCGCGTCCGGCGCCGTCGtgtccctcgccgccgacgacctctcGGGCGCGCTCTTCGCCGTCAAGTCGGCGCCCGCGGCCGCCGCGGACCAGCTCCGGCGCGAGGGCCGCATCCTGTCCGGCCTCTGCTCGCCGCACGTCCTGCCctgcctcggcttccgcgccgccgccggcgagtgCCAGCTCTTCCTCGAGTTCGCGCCGGGCGGCTCCGTTGCCGACGTCGCCGCGAGGAGCGGGGGCCGGCTCGAGGAGCGCGCCGTCCGGGCGTACGCCGCCGACGTGGCCAGAGGCCTGGCGTACCTCCACGGGAGGTCCCTCGTCCACGGCGACGTGAAGGCGAGGAACGTCGTGGTCGGCGCCGACGGCCGCGCGAAGATCGCGGACTTCGGGTGCGCGAGGGCGGTGGGCTCTTCCGACCGGCCCGTCGGGGGCACGCCGGCGTTCATGGCGCCGGAGGTGGCGCGGGGCGAGGAGCAGGGCCCCGCGGCCGACGTCTGGGCGCTGGGCTGCACCGTCGTCGAGATGGCCACCGGCCGCGCCCCGTGGAGCGACATGGACGACGTCCTCGCCGCGATGCACCGGATCGGCTACACGGACGCCGTGCCGGAGGTGCCGGCGTGGCTGTCCGCGGAGGCGAAGCGCTTCCTGGCCATGTGCTTCGCGAGAGACGCCCGCGACCGGTGCACGGCGGCGCAGCTGCTGGAGCACCCGTTCCTGGCATCGGCCGGTTGCGGCGTGAAGCCCGAGGAGGCGGCGGCCAAATGGGTGTCCCCCAAGAGCACGCTGGACGCGGCGCTCTGGGAGGAGTCCGACaccgaagaggacgacgacggcatGTCAGAGAGCCCCGCTGCCGAGAGGATCAGAGCATTGGCATCCCCTCCGTCGGCATTCCCGGACTGGGACTCAGACGAAGGCTGGATCGACGTGCTCAGCGACAGCCGTGAAGCTCGCGATGCCGCCGCCGAGGACGAGCGCGCATCATCGGGCGAAGTAGCTTTCGAAGCGGAGGCCGAATTCTTCGTGTCTGCATACGTGGAGGATGCCGATCGTGTTGGCACTGTAGGATTAACTGCTCTCTCAGTCTCAGCTGAGCAGCAGAATGACTTCTGCTCGGGCCTCTTGAGTGACCCACCTGTATTTCCTGTGAGCAGTGCCTTCCTTGATGAAAGTGGAATAACAGAATCGTTATTGCATCGAACTAGTACAAGTATTACTGTCCCCTTCCGTGCGCGCTTAATTACTTCCGCCGAACTATCGTGGCGTGACGATTCCAGAAACGTTTGCTCTAGACTAGAGATATGCACGAGCCATTTGGGGATCACCTGTCGGGTTAGCATGGAGTAG